The proteins below are encoded in one region of Sinorhizobium meliloti:
- a CDS encoding ABC transporter permease, whose protein sequence is MLRYILWRIAVMVPTLLIISALVFAIIELPPGDYFESYIAEIRAQGEGVNMEQIEALRKQYGFDQPPILRYVHWVAGMLQGDFGYSFEYELPVSEVVGERLWLTVLVSFVTIIFTWVIAFPIGLYAATHQYSWGDYGLSLIGLIGIAIPNFMLALVLMYFANIWFGTSIGHLMDQKYLSEPMSWEKAKSILEHIWIPVIIVGAAGTAGMIRRLRANLLDELQKQYVVTARAKGLSPTRTLLKYPLRMALNFFISDIGSILPAIISGAEITAIVLSLETTGPMLIKALQSQDMYLAGSFLMFLAFLTVIGVLVSDLALAVLDPRIRLQGRSTK, encoded by the coding sequence ATGCTGCGGTACATTCTCTGGCGCATCGCAGTCATGGTCCCGACGCTTCTCATCATCTCGGCGCTCGTGTTCGCCATCATCGAGCTGCCCCCCGGCGACTATTTCGAAAGCTACATCGCCGAGATCAGGGCGCAGGGCGAAGGCGTCAATATGGAACAGATCGAGGCGCTGCGTAAGCAGTATGGCTTCGACCAGCCGCCGATCCTGCGCTATGTCCACTGGGTCGCGGGGATGCTCCAGGGCGATTTCGGCTATTCCTTCGAATATGAATTGCCGGTGAGCGAGGTCGTCGGCGAGCGCCTGTGGCTCACGGTCCTGGTCTCCTTCGTCACCATCATCTTCACCTGGGTCATCGCCTTTCCGATTGGCCTCTATGCCGCCACGCACCAGTACAGCTGGGGCGATTACGGCCTGTCGCTGATCGGACTCATCGGCATCGCGATCCCGAATTTCATGCTGGCCCTCGTCCTCATGTATTTCGCCAATATCTGGTTCGGAACCTCGATCGGCCATTTGATGGACCAGAAGTATCTTTCCGAGCCGATGAGCTGGGAAAAGGCGAAGTCGATACTGGAGCATATCTGGATCCCGGTCATCATCGTCGGCGCGGCCGGTACTGCCGGCATGATCCGGCGCCTCAGGGCCAATCTGCTCGACGAGCTCCAGAAGCAATATGTCGTGACCGCCCGCGCCAAGGGGCTTTCGCCCACGCGGACCCTGCTCAAATATCCGCTGCGCATGGCGCTCAATTTCTTCATTTCGGACATCGGCTCGATCCTGCCGGCGATCATTTCGGGCGCGGAAATCACGGCAATCGTGCTGTCCCTCGAAACCACCGGACCGATGCTGATCAAGGCACTGCAGAGCCAGGACATGTATCTAGCCGGTTCGTTCCTGATGTTCCTCGCGTTCCTCACGGTGATCGGAGTGCTGGTTTCCGATCTGGCGCTCGCCGTCCTCGATCCTCGAATTCGTCTGCAAGGCAGGAGCACAAAGTGA